From Micromonospora rifamycinica, a single genomic window includes:
- a CDS encoding ketosynthase chain-length factor, which translates to MSVITGLGVIAPNGFGVKEFWSATLSGRSGLRELDRFDTSGYPARLAGLVGDVDFAEHLPGRLLQQTDVSTRLALIAAQAAIEDADVDTSALTDYDMGIVTANACGGFEFTHREFRKLWSRGPEHVSVYESFAWFYAVNTGQISIRHGMRGPSTALVAEQAGGLDALAQARRGIRAGTPLMVSGGVDSAFDPWGWASHLAGGGVSSGTDPLTAYRPFDGRATGHLPGEGGAICVVEDVAAARARHARIYGEIAGYAATFDPPPGSGREPGLRRATENALADAGVTPDDVDVVFADAAGVPRLDRAEADAIRAVFGAGGVPVTAPKALTGRLLSGGGVLDVVSALMSIQDGVIPPTFGTGVVPPEYGIDLVLGGPRRADVRTALVLARGRWGFNAAVVIRRHQNGS; encoded by the coding sequence ATGAGCGTCATCACCGGGTTGGGTGTCATCGCGCCGAACGGCTTCGGCGTCAAGGAGTTCTGGTCGGCCACGCTCTCCGGTCGCAGCGGCCTGCGCGAGCTGGACCGGTTCGACACCTCCGGCTATCCGGCCCGGCTGGCGGGACTGGTGGGCGACGTCGACTTCGCCGAGCACCTCCCGGGCCGGCTCCTGCAGCAGACGGACGTGTCCACCCGCCTCGCCCTGATCGCCGCGCAGGCCGCCATCGAGGACGCCGACGTGGACACCTCGGCCCTGACCGACTACGACATGGGCATCGTCACGGCCAACGCCTGCGGCGGGTTCGAGTTCACCCACCGCGAGTTCCGGAAGCTCTGGAGCCGTGGCCCCGAGCACGTCAGCGTGTACGAGTCCTTCGCCTGGTTCTACGCGGTCAACACCGGCCAGATATCGATCCGGCACGGCATGCGCGGGCCGTCGACCGCCCTGGTGGCCGAGCAGGCGGGCGGTCTGGACGCCCTGGCACAGGCCCGACGCGGCATCCGGGCCGGCACCCCACTGATGGTGAGCGGCGGCGTCGACTCCGCGTTCGACCCGTGGGGCTGGGCGTCGCACCTGGCCGGCGGGGGAGTGAGCAGCGGGACCGATCCACTCACCGCCTACCGGCCGTTCGACGGCCGGGCGACCGGTCACCTGCCCGGTGAGGGGGGTGCCATCTGCGTGGTGGAGGACGTGGCGGCGGCCCGTGCCCGGCACGCCCGGATCTACGGGGAGATCGCCGGGTACGCGGCCACCTTCGATCCGCCTCCCGGCTCCGGCCGGGAGCCCGGACTGCGGCGGGCCACCGAGAACGCCCTGGCCGACGCCGGTGTCACCCCCGACGACGTGGACGTCGTATTCGCCGACGCGGCCGGCGTGCCGCGACTCGACCGCGCCGAGGCCGACGCCATCCGGGCGGTCTTCGGCGCGGGCGGCGTCCCGGTGACCGCCCCCAAGGCGCTGACCGGACGGCTGCTCTCCGGCGGTGGGGTGCTCGACGTCGTCTCGGCGCTGATGAGCATCCAGGACGGCGTGATACCGCCGACCTTCGGCACCGGTGTGGTGCCCCCCGAGTACGGCATCGACCTCGTGCTGGGCGGGCCCCGCCGAGCCGACGTCCGGACCGCCCTCGTGCTCGCCCGCGGCCGCTGGGGCTTCAACGCGGCCGTCGTGATCCGCAGACACCAGAACGGGAGCTGA